A genomic window from Streptomyces sp. 846.5 includes:
- a CDS encoding ATP-binding protein, whose protein sequence is MALGGAPQAYPQTSDQISDRPVPHRGFDLIGWLSAPRHSGTPGMYALGPAARTPQEQRDEEGAGIPAWQLLLRAALNLVVAWEVFYYLGSLVNVEIRGFVVPKVGEGGGLTFTTWLVDLLEVALLIKVFGRMGRWSLVWRRYGRPLVRRAVSATEKKAVIPAQADGRPQIVDPWWAFRPFAEPGGLALLEQETAAGRVSDVDHQRLNRALECVRDYPDRLAALLDAVRDHGSAACAHPSGARDLPARGPGNDLLLRQIRLGSAQDVPKNPPAYRGVDLALDPTLLGTSLLAVGPSGTGKTARLARPVAETLCLQALAGTAVAVVVGAADADLGPDSWYDVVVAPGDPRGRYGLDLYGGARRPDEGAARLADALLPEELAPRATLARQALQQVVGPFAAAHGRAPGLRELCLLLRGDADAWAGLREALRASGQLTDHQYDLAQRERMHGQIDDPGGLLADRLSLLDRPVFAGCFNAAPAASAPSRGSARTAAAQDAGLPLFAMHALDHPLRVRIALPEHAHPEAARILARLAVGQFLHAAGTRQDRSLFAGLVVDDASAVIDTHSVRDLQRLRGAHAGAVLLLRTLSDLPESLRAPLFGAVGGRMAFPGLAPWDGTLFAETWGTVWVDERDVTRAPDTSGGMIKRTWRAIRTVLAGERAQTESVTTRRVERRRWSPSELAQVLPGGHAVLSLTAVDGTPVPPLLVDLRS, encoded by the coding sequence ATGGCACTGGGCGGCGCGCCGCAGGCGTACCCACAGACTTCCGACCAGATCTCCGATCGCCCGGTTCCGCACCGGGGCTTCGACCTGATCGGCTGGCTCTCGGCGCCCCGCCACTCCGGTACGCCGGGGATGTACGCGCTCGGCCCGGCGGCGCGGACGCCTCAGGAGCAGCGGGACGAGGAGGGCGCGGGGATCCCCGCCTGGCAGCTGCTGCTGCGCGCCGCGCTGAACCTGGTGGTCGCCTGGGAGGTCTTCTACTACCTGGGCAGCCTGGTCAACGTCGAGATCCGCGGCTTCGTGGTCCCCAAGGTGGGTGAGGGTGGCGGACTGACCTTCACCACCTGGCTGGTGGACCTGCTGGAGGTCGCGCTGCTGATCAAGGTCTTCGGCCGGATGGGCCGTTGGTCCCTGGTCTGGCGCCGCTACGGACGTCCGCTGGTGCGCCGGGCGGTGAGCGCCACCGAGAAGAAGGCGGTCATCCCCGCGCAGGCCGACGGCCGGCCCCAGATCGTGGATCCCTGGTGGGCCTTCCGACCTTTCGCGGAGCCCGGCGGGCTGGCCCTGCTGGAGCAGGAGACGGCCGCCGGCCGGGTGAGCGACGTCGACCACCAGCGGCTGAACCGCGCGCTGGAGTGCGTCCGCGACTACCCGGACCGTCTGGCCGCGCTGCTCGACGCGGTACGGGACCATGGCTCGGCCGCCTGCGCCCACCCCTCCGGGGCGCGTGACCTGCCCGCCCGTGGCCCGGGCAACGACCTGCTGCTCCGTCAGATCCGGCTGGGCTCGGCCCAGGACGTGCCCAAGAACCCTCCGGCCTACCGCGGCGTCGACCTTGCCCTCGACCCGACCCTGCTCGGCACCTCGCTGCTGGCCGTCGGTCCGTCAGGGACCGGGAAGACGGCCAGGCTGGCCCGCCCGGTGGCGGAGACGCTGTGCCTCCAGGCGCTGGCCGGGACCGCGGTGGCCGTGGTGGTCGGTGCCGCGGACGCCGATCTCGGCCCCGACTCCTGGTACGACGTGGTGGTGGCGCCCGGCGATCCGCGCGGTCGCTACGGGCTCGACCTCTACGGCGGAGCCCGCCGCCCCGACGAGGGCGCGGCCCGGCTGGCGGACGCGCTGCTCCCGGAGGAGCTGGCGCCGCGCGCCACGCTCGCGCGTCAGGCGCTGCAGCAGGTCGTCGGCCCCTTCGCGGCGGCGCACGGCCGGGCGCCCGGACTGCGCGAGCTCTGCCTGCTGCTGCGCGGCGACGCCGACGCCTGGGCGGGACTGCGCGAGGCGCTGCGGGCATCCGGGCAGCTGACCGATCATCAGTACGACCTGGCCCAGCGGGAGCGGATGCACGGTCAGATCGACGACCCCGGCGGGCTGCTGGCCGACCGGCTCAGCCTGCTGGACCGGCCGGTCTTCGCCGGCTGCTTCAACGCCGCCCCCGCCGCCTCCGCCCCCAGCCGTGGCTCCGCCCGTACCGCCGCCGCCCAGGACGCCGGACTCCCGCTGTTCGCCATGCACGCCCTCGACCACCCGCTCCGGGTCCGGATCGCCCTTCCGGAGCACGCCCACCCCGAGGCGGCGCGGATCCTGGCCCGTCTCGCCGTCGGCCAGTTCCTGCACGCTGCAGGTACCCGGCAGGACCGCTCCCTCTTCGCCGGCCTGGTGGTCGACGACGCCTCCGCCGTGATCGACACCCACAGCGTCCGCGACCTGCAGCGGCTGCGCGGCGCCCACGCCGGTGCGGTACTGCTGCTGCGCACCCTCTCGGACCTGCCGGAGAGCCTGCGGGCGCCGCTGTTCGGCGCGGTGGGCGGAAGGATGGCCTTCCCCGGCCTTGCCCCCTGGGACGGCACGCTGTTCGCCGAGACCTGGGGGACGGTCTGGGTCGACGAGCGGGACGTCACCCGCGCGCCGGACACCTCCGGCGGAATGATCAAGCGGACCTGGCGGGCGATCCGCACGGTACTGGCGGGGGAGCGGGCGCAGACCGAGAGCGTCACCACCCGGCGGGTGGAGCGCCGGCGGTGGTCGCCCTCGGAGCTGGCGCAGGTGCTTCCGGGCGGTCATGCGGTCCTCTCGCTGACGGCGGTGGACGGGACACCCGTGCCGCCGCTGCTGGTCGACCTGCGGTCGTAG
- the gabT gene encoding 4-aminobutyrate--2-oxoglutarate transaminase translates to MSAAPSSAGQLPGGPSLPQERRLVTAVPGPKSQELQARKLAAVAAGVGTTLPVYITRAGGGVVEDVDGNSLIDFGAGIAVTNVGNSAQAVVDRATAQLAAFTHTCFMVTPYEGYVAVAEQLNELTPGDHEKRSALFNSGAEAVENAVKIARAYTKRTAVVVFDHGYHGRTNLTMGMTAKNMPYKQGFGPFAPEVYRVPVAYPYRWLTGAENAATDAAAQAIDMINKQIGAENVAAIVIEPILGEGGFIEPAKGFLPTIVEFAKANGIVFVADEIQTGFCRTGQWFACEDEGIVPDLITTAKGIAGGLPLAAVTGRAEIMDAAHAGGLGGTYGGNPVACAAALGSIETMKELDLNARAQAIGATMLPRLRAMQEKFDIIGDVRGRGAMIAVELVKPGSKDPNPEATAALAKACHAEGLLVLTAGTYSNVLRFLPPLVMPEHLLNEGLDILETAFAGL, encoded by the coding sequence ATGAGCGCTGCTCCGTCCAGCGCCGGGCAGCTGCCCGGCGGCCCCTCGCTCCCCCAGGAGCGCCGCCTCGTCACCGCCGTCCCCGGCCCCAAGTCGCAGGAGTTGCAGGCCCGCAAGCTGGCCGCGGTCGCGGCGGGCGTCGGCACCACCCTCCCGGTCTACATCACCCGTGCGGGTGGCGGCGTGGTCGAGGACGTGGACGGCAACTCCCTGATCGACTTCGGTGCGGGCATCGCGGTCACCAACGTCGGCAACAGCGCCCAGGCCGTGGTGGACCGCGCGACCGCGCAGCTGGCCGCGTTCACCCACACCTGTTTCATGGTCACCCCCTACGAGGGCTACGTGGCCGTCGCCGAGCAGCTCAACGAGCTGACGCCGGGCGACCACGAGAAGCGCAGCGCGCTTTTCAACTCCGGCGCCGAGGCCGTCGAGAACGCCGTGAAGATCGCCCGCGCCTACACCAAGCGCACCGCCGTCGTGGTCTTCGACCACGGCTACCACGGCCGCACCAACCTCACCATGGGCATGACGGCGAAGAACATGCCGTACAAGCAGGGCTTCGGGCCGTTCGCCCCCGAGGTCTACCGCGTCCCGGTCGCCTACCCGTACCGCTGGCTCACCGGCGCGGAGAACGCCGCCACCGATGCCGCCGCGCAGGCCATCGACATGATCAACAAGCAGATCGGCGCCGAGAACGTCGCCGCCATCGTGATCGAGCCGATCCTCGGCGAGGGCGGCTTCATCGAGCCGGCCAAGGGCTTCCTGCCGACGATCGTCGAGTTCGCCAAGGCCAACGGCATCGTCTTCGTCGCGGACGAGATCCAGACCGGCTTCTGCCGCACGGGCCAGTGGTTCGCCTGCGAGGACGAGGGCATCGTCCCCGACCTGATCACCACCGCCAAGGGCATCGCGGGCGGCCTGCCGCTCGCCGCCGTCACCGGCCGCGCCGAGATCATGGACGCCGCCCACGCCGGCGGCCTCGGCGGCACCTACGGCGGCAACCCGGTCGCCTGCGCCGCCGCGCTCGGCTCGATCGAGACCATGAAGGAGCTCGACCTCAACGCCAGGGCCCAGGCCATCGGCGCGACCATGCTGCCGCGCCTGCGCGCGATGCAGGAGAAGTTCGACATCATCGGCGACGTCCGCGGGCGTGGTGCGATGATCGCCGTCGAGCTGGTCAAGCCCGGCAGCAAGGACCCCAACCCGGAGGCGACCGCCGCGCTCGCCAAGGCCTGCCACGCCGAGGGCCTGCTGGTCCTCACCGCCGGCACCTACAGCAATGTGCTGCGCTTCCTGCCGCCGCTGGTCATGCCGGAGCACCTGCTCAACGAGGGCCTGGACATCCTGGAGACGGCCTTCGCCGGGCTGTGA
- a CDS encoding phosphatase PAP2 family protein: protein MTTEQVVTKGPLLGLDTWIRDHVLTLVSENPYPSLDQLAENWANMGDTRAAAPVLILATVAAAVRTRSWKPVLASVLAGTALFSTVIPGKIIIGRPGPEGAPVLPGQWGWFPSGHTSTAGICYGTAAWLIGICLLSAQPRLRRTLYAATAALCTGVGVCLIWRDYHWFLDVLAGWSLTGLTLWCLTRWGSRPTTGRRTGR, encoded by the coding sequence GTGACCACCGAACAGGTTGTCACCAAGGGACCGCTGCTGGGTCTCGACACCTGGATCCGCGACCATGTGCTCACCCTGGTGTCCGAGAACCCCTACCCGAGCCTGGACCAGCTCGCCGAAAACTGGGCCAACATGGGCGACACCAGGGCGGCAGCCCCCGTGCTGATCCTTGCCACCGTCGCCGCGGCGGTCCGGACACGCTCCTGGAAGCCGGTGCTCGCCTCGGTGCTGGCGGGGACAGCCCTGTTCTCCACCGTCATCCCCGGCAAAATCATCATTGGCCGCCCCGGCCCCGAAGGCGCGCCTGTCCTCCCGGGCCAGTGGGGCTGGTTCCCCTCAGGCCACACCAGCACCGCCGGAATCTGCTACGGCACCGCGGCGTGGCTGATCGGCATCTGCCTCCTCAGCGCCCAACCCCGCCTGCGCCGAACCCTCTACGCCGCGACAGCCGCCCTCTGCACCGGCGTCGGCGTCTGTCTGATCTGGCGCGACTACCACTGGTTCCTGGACGTACTCGCCGGCTGGTCCCTCACCGGCCTGACCCTTTGGTGCCTGACCCGCTGGGGGTCTCGGCCGACGACGGGTCGACGGACAGGCAGGTAG